A section of the Sceloporus undulatus isolate JIND9_A2432 ecotype Alabama chromosome 3, SceUnd_v1.1, whole genome shotgun sequence genome encodes:
- the AP1S3 gene encoding AP-1 complex subunit sigma-3 isoform X2, protein MIRFMLLFSRQGKLRLQKWFITLPEKERKKITREIVQIVLARNQKMSSFVDWKDLKLVYKRYASLYFCCAIEDEDNELLALEVVHRYVELLDRYFGNVCELDIIFNFEKAYFILDEFLMGGEIQETSKKSAVKAIEDADMLQETMEEYMNKPAF, encoded by the exons ATG ATACGCTTTATGCTGCTCTTCAGCCGACAAGGGAAATTAAGACTTCAAAAGTGGTTTATTACACTGCCTGAAAAAGAGCGAAAGAAGATCACTCGAGAAATTGTGCAGATTGTTCTGGCTCGCAATCAAAAAATGAGCAGCTTTGTTGACTGGAAAGACCTTAAGCTTGTTTACAAAAG GTATGCTAGTTTATATTTCTGCTGTGCAATAGAAGATGAAGATAATGAACTTTTGGCCCTAGAGGTTGTCCATCGTTATGTAGAGCTATTGGACAGATATTTTGGAAAT GTATGTGAGCTGGATATTATTTTCAATTTTGAAAAGGCCTACTTTATTCTTGATGAGTTTCTAATGGGAGGAGAAATCCAAGAAACATCCAAAAAGTCTGCAGTGAAAGCAATAGAAGACGCTGACATGTTACAAGAG
- the AP1S3 gene encoding AP-1 complex subunit sigma-3 isoform X1, whose protein sequence is MAEQYCQLGRVSLKLQRAEIRFMLLFSRQGKLRLQKWFITLPEKERKKITREIVQIVLARNQKMSSFVDWKDLKLVYKRYASLYFCCAIEDEDNELLALEVVHRYVELLDRYFGNVCELDIIFNFEKAYFILDEFLMGGEIQETSKKSAVKAIEDADMLQETMEEYMNKPAF, encoded by the exons ATGGCTGAGCAGTATTGTCAGCTGGGCAGGGTGTCATTGAAACTGCAGAGGGCTGAA ATACGCTTTATGCTGCTCTTCAGCCGACAAGGGAAATTAAGACTTCAAAAGTGGTTTATTACACTGCCTGAAAAAGAGCGAAAGAAGATCACTCGAGAAATTGTGCAGATTGTTCTGGCTCGCAATCAAAAAATGAGCAGCTTTGTTGACTGGAAAGACCTTAAGCTTGTTTACAAAAG GTATGCTAGTTTATATTTCTGCTGTGCAATAGAAGATGAAGATAATGAACTTTTGGCCCTAGAGGTTGTCCATCGTTATGTAGAGCTATTGGACAGATATTTTGGAAAT GTATGTGAGCTGGATATTATTTTCAATTTTGAAAAGGCCTACTTTATTCTTGATGAGTTTCTAATGGGAGGAGAAATCCAAGAAACATCCAAAAAGTCTGCAGTGAAAGCAATAGAAGACGCTGACATGTTACAAGAG